A single Actinomadura algeriensis DNA region contains:
- a CDS encoding SLC13 family permease translates to MTADETLSLVLLLAVFALAIWRDVNVGLVALPAGLLLAKITGVPGEKALAAFPVQIVVLIIGVMYLFGHAQRSGAIDRLVHLVIRASGGRDWMLPWTMFLVGALLSAIGTLPSATVAIVLPIAMRLARNRGMDPVIMAVVACAGAGVGGFSPLSPWGAIVRQLAEKQGADFSPGGLFLGLAAIKTCTAILTYLLLKKFIRRGKTTPAPQLAAATTQNAKPTPPDSPPTGTGQTPATPEHDGTTTPPTGTGRTPARPEERGPGVSSPLRGYELGSMVGIGAFLVMVLALGMNPLFASLLVGLVLHLVFKPDTRRVIGDLPWGVILLTSGVLVYVGVLERVGTLDTLAGHLGGIDAALLTVLAIAYLAALFATVESSTVAVLGVIIPLTATALPHQSSAGFTALLIAICGVIGAVGISPMHLGGGLVLANTSEEENPRVFRWLLGISLAAAAVLPLLLLLVPLAVGV, encoded by the coding sequence ATGACCGCCGACGAGACCCTCTCCCTGGTCCTGCTGCTCGCGGTGTTCGCACTGGCGATCTGGCGGGACGTCAACGTCGGGCTCGTCGCGCTGCCCGCCGGGCTGCTGCTCGCCAAGATCACCGGTGTGCCGGGCGAGAAGGCGCTCGCCGCCTTCCCCGTCCAGATCGTCGTGCTGATCATCGGCGTGATGTACCTGTTCGGCCACGCCCAGCGCAGCGGCGCCATCGACCGGCTCGTGCATCTGGTGATCCGCGCGTCCGGCGGCCGCGACTGGATGCTGCCGTGGACGATGTTCCTGGTCGGCGCGCTGCTCAGCGCCATCGGCACCCTGCCGAGCGCCACCGTCGCGATCGTCCTGCCCATCGCCATGCGGCTGGCCCGCAACCGCGGCATGGACCCGGTCATCATGGCGGTCGTCGCCTGCGCGGGCGCCGGCGTGGGCGGCTTCTCGCCGCTGTCCCCGTGGGGCGCCATCGTCCGGCAGCTCGCCGAGAAGCAGGGCGCGGACTTCTCCCCCGGCGGCCTCTTCCTCGGCCTCGCCGCGATCAAGACCTGCACCGCGATCCTGACGTACCTGCTGCTGAAGAAGTTCATCCGCCGCGGCAAGACCACCCCGGCCCCGCAACTCGCAGCCGCGACGACGCAGAACGCGAAGCCGACGCCTCCCGACAGCCCACCCACGGGAACCGGCCAGACCCCCGCAACCCCAGAACACGACGGCACCACCACCCCACCCACGGGAACCGGGCGGACCCCCGCACGGCCCGAGGAACGAGGGCCGGGCGTGTCCTCGCCCCTGCGCGGTTACGAACTGGGATCGATGGTGGGGATCGGCGCCTTCCTCGTCATGGTGCTGGCGCTCGGGATGAACCCGCTGTTCGCCTCGCTCCTCGTGGGGCTCGTCCTGCACCTGGTGTTCAAGCCCGACACCAGGCGGGTCATCGGGGATCTGCCGTGGGGCGTCATCCTCCTGACCTCCGGAGTGCTGGTGTACGTGGGGGTGCTGGAGCGCGTCGGGACGCTCGACACGCTCGCGGGGCACCTCGGCGGGATCGACGCCGCGCTGCTGACCGTGCTGGCGATCGCGTACCTGGCGGCGCTGTTCGCGACCGTGGAGTCGTCGACGGTGGCGGTCCTCGGCGTGATCATCCCGCTCACCGCGACGGCGCTGCCGCACCAGTCGTCCGCCGGGTTCACCGCGCTGCTCATCGCGATCTGCGGGGTGATCGGCGCGGTCGGGATCAGCCCGATGCACCTCGGCGGCGGGCTCGTCCTGGCGAACACCAGCGAGGAGGAGAACCCGCGGGTGTTCCGGTGGCTGCTCGGCATCTCGCTCGCCGCGGCGGCCGTCCTGCCGCTGCTGTTGCTGCTGGTCCCGCTGGCCGTCGGCGTCTGA
- a CDS encoding cation:proton antiporter, with the protein MTNLLLSFAVLLLIAVLLSSLANRTVLSTAVLFLLGGFLLGDGVLDVVPLRPDDGIVETLAELALFAVLFTDGMHAGWRDLRSAWRLPGRALGWGLPLTLLITAVLAHYVVGLGWIESLLIAAVLTPTDPVFAAALVGNDKVPPRLRHLLNVESGVNDGLVLPFVLIFLAVAEGADDLHLGALASELLVGIVIGVAVPWAALKLESTRWFAVSPKYAPLNAVAIGLLVLALGQATHGNLFLAAFAAGVTVATVGEEFREAFDEFGELVAELLKLAALLVFGALLSPTFFGDVGWTGWVFAVLALIVARPAAIWVSFLGSRLTAREQGAVMWFGPKGFASVVYGLIVLESQIADADEIFHLVAVTIVLSIIAHSSTDIVVARGFDDEREVPAWFRKDERDRDGRGADEPDEDGAEESPGTRGERPG; encoded by the coding sequence ATGACGAATCTGCTGCTCTCCTTCGCCGTCCTTCTCCTGATCGCGGTGCTGCTGTCGAGCCTGGCGAACCGCACCGTCCTGTCGACGGCGGTGCTGTTCCTGCTCGGCGGATTCCTGCTCGGCGACGGCGTCCTCGACGTGGTCCCGCTGCGGCCGGACGACGGGATCGTGGAGACGCTCGCCGAGCTGGCGCTGTTCGCGGTGCTGTTCACCGACGGGATGCACGCGGGCTGGCGGGACCTGCGCAGCGCGTGGCGGCTGCCCGGCCGGGCGCTCGGCTGGGGCCTGCCGCTGACGCTGCTGATCACGGCGGTCCTCGCGCACTACGTGGTGGGCCTCGGCTGGATCGAGTCGCTGCTGATCGCGGCGGTGCTGACGCCGACCGACCCGGTGTTCGCGGCGGCGCTCGTCGGCAACGACAAGGTGCCGCCCCGGCTGCGGCACCTGCTGAACGTGGAGTCGGGCGTGAACGACGGGCTCGTCCTGCCGTTCGTGTTGATCTTCCTGGCGGTGGCCGAGGGAGCGGACGACCTGCACCTCGGCGCGCTCGCGTCCGAGCTGCTCGTCGGGATCGTCATCGGCGTCGCGGTGCCGTGGGCGGCGCTGAAGCTGGAGAGCACCCGCTGGTTCGCCGTCTCCCCCAAGTACGCGCCGCTGAACGCGGTCGCGATCGGGCTGCTCGTCCTCGCCCTCGGCCAGGCCACGCACGGGAACCTGTTCCTGGCCGCGTTCGCGGCGGGAGTCACGGTCGCGACCGTCGGCGAGGAGTTCCGGGAGGCGTTCGACGAGTTCGGCGAGCTGGTCGCCGAACTGCTGAAGCTCGCGGCGCTGCTGGTGTTCGGCGCGCTGCTGTCGCCGACGTTCTTCGGGGACGTCGGCTGGACGGGCTGGGTGTTCGCCGTGCTCGCCCTCATCGTCGCGCGGCCCGCCGCGATCTGGGTGTCGTTCCTCGGCTCCCGGCTGACCGCGCGCGAGCAGGGCGCGGTGATGTGGTTCGGCCCGAAGGGGTTCGCGTCCGTCGTGTACGGGCTGATCGTGCTCGAATCGCAGATCGCCGACGCCGACGAGATCTTCCACCTGGTCGCGGTGACGATCGTGCTGTCGATCATCGCGCACTCGTCCACCGACATCGTCGTGGCGCGCGGCTTCGACGACGAGCGCGAGGTCCCGGCCTGGTTCCGCAAGGACGAGCGGGACAGGGACGGTCGCGGCGCGGACGAACCGGACGAAGACGGCGCCGAGGAGTCCCCGGGCACGCGCGGGGAACGTCCGGGATGA
- a CDS encoding ChaB family protein: MPKTTGKGKAKKEELPDTIKRSDAKAQRTFAKAHDSAVEEYGEGRRAHQVAYAALKHTHEKVGDRWEPKSGGGKGPSDEQAEGGRNTSRKTAGGVDANASKTHLYGVAKRLDISGRSNMNKNELVKAIEKANKNETRKARS, encoded by the coding sequence ATGCCCAAGACCACCGGCAAGGGCAAGGCCAAGAAGGAGGAGCTGCCCGACACCATCAAGCGTTCGGACGCCAAGGCGCAGCGCACCTTCGCGAAGGCGCACGACTCGGCCGTCGAGGAGTACGGCGAGGGGCGCCGGGCCCACCAGGTCGCCTACGCCGCCCTCAAGCACACCCACGAGAAGGTCGGCGACCGCTGGGAACCGAAGTCCGGCGGCGGCAAGGGGCCGTCCGATGAACAGGCGGAGGGCGGCCGGAACACCTCCCGCAAGACGGCCGGCGGCGTGGACGCGAACGCCTCCAAGACGCACCTCTACGGCGTCGCCAAGCGCCTCGACATCTCCGGCCGCTCCAACATGAACAAGAACGAGCTGGTCAAGGCCATCGAGAAGGCCAACAAGAACGAGACCCGCAAGGCCCGTTCCTGA
- a CDS encoding DUF4407 domain-containing protein gives MRRFLISLSGARPEILDRCPSERTKYEGIGGAVLTTSVLATLSMWFAIHSALGVNPFIAAPIALGWGAAIMSLDRWLVTSIPAEGKRGRYAAPRIVMAVLLGAVISTPLVLQIFKSEIDAQIVQIKQERSNSFTADQRTGEVGRQVAALQKQVDSLQEVVRSRGDVPLDPAADPEIKTLERQRNERQKDADKHYKEWQCQLYGGDGCPRKGEGPLAEASKEAYDKARNDVQGLNRQIEARKTELAADSEAAKSTRLQQATAELPKVQQQLQDARQRQRTLQIQYDAENAETDGLLIRLQALSEVSRGDFTLVGVRTLLFLFFLLIECLPVFVKLMMKPGNYDRILALEVKREMREARAGTRPAFASGFDSGPRPDAGPDPGPDPGVARRPGSILPIWSRKDEETDGDVLDDPAAADTRVADGYPDDDYPRPRPSSGRGGDTVRGNGFRSNGNGFQGGAADATTADAYDDDALHGEVFDREEPHGDARGGSAPPASDDEAIRRISDTRAVEETRATPDSPRDADGQPLYDDDDY, from the coding sequence ATGCGGCGTTTTCTGATCTCCCTTTCCGGGGCTCGTCCGGAAATCCTCGACCGCTGCCCGTCCGAACGCACGAAGTACGAGGGCATCGGCGGCGCCGTCCTGACCACCAGCGTGCTCGCCACGCTGTCGATGTGGTTCGCCATCCACAGCGCCCTCGGCGTCAACCCCTTCATCGCCGCGCCCATCGCGCTCGGCTGGGGCGCCGCGATCATGAGCCTCGACCGCTGGCTCGTCACCTCCATCCCGGCGGAGGGCAAGCGCGGCCGGTACGCCGCGCCCCGCATCGTCATGGCCGTCCTGCTGGGCGCGGTCATCTCGACGCCGCTCGTCCTGCAGATCTTCAAGTCCGAGATCGACGCGCAGATCGTGCAGATCAAGCAGGAGCGCAGCAACTCCTTCACCGCCGACCAGCGGACGGGCGAGGTCGGCCGCCAGGTCGCGGCCCTGCAGAAGCAGGTCGACTCGCTGCAGGAGGTCGTCCGCTCGCGCGGCGACGTCCCGCTCGACCCGGCCGCCGACCCGGAGATCAAGACGCTGGAGCGGCAGCGGAACGAGCGGCAGAAGGACGCGGACAAGCACTACAAAGAATGGCAGTGCCAGCTCTACGGTGGCGACGGCTGCCCGCGCAAGGGCGAGGGGCCGCTCGCGGAGGCGAGCAAAGAGGCGTACGACAAGGCACGGAACGACGTCCAGGGCCTGAACCGGCAGATCGAGGCGCGCAAGACGGAACTCGCCGCCGACAGCGAAGCCGCGAAGAGCACCCGCTTGCAGCAGGCCACCGCCGAACTGCCGAAGGTCCAACAGCAACTGCAGGACGCCCGGCAGCGGCAGCGGACGCTGCAGATCCAATACGATGCGGAGAACGCCGAGACCGACGGCCTGCTCATCCGGTTGCAGGCGCTCAGTGAAGTGTCCCGCGGCGACTTCACCCTCGTCGGTGTGCGAACCCTGCTCTTCCTCTTCTTCCTGCTGATCGAATGCCTGCCGGTGTTCGTCAAGCTGATGATGAAACCCGGCAACTACGACCGCATCCTCGCCCTGGAGGTCAAACGGGAAATGCGGGAGGCGCGGGCCGGTACCCGGCCCGCCTTCGCCAGCGGGTTCGACTCCGGACCGAGACCCGACGCCGGGCCCGACCCCGGGCCCGATCCCGGCGTCGCCCGTCGGCCCGGCTCCATCCTGCCGATCTGGTCGCGCAAGGACGAGGAGACGGACGGCGACGTCCTCGACGACCCGGCGGCGGCGGACACGCGGGTGGCCGACGGCTACCCCGACGACGACTACCCGCGCCCGCGTCCGTCCTCCGGACGAGGAGGCGACACCGTGCGGGGCAACGGGTTCCGGAGCAACGGCAACGGCTTCCAGGGCGGCGCCGCCGACGCGACCACCGCCGACGCGTACGACGACGACGCCCTGCACGGCGAAGTGTTCGACCGCGAGGAGCCCCACGGGGACGCCCGCGGCGGGTCCGCGCCGCCCGCGTCCGACGACGAGGCCATCCGCCGGATCTCCGACACCCGCGCCGTCGAGGAGACCCGCGCGACCCCCGACTCGCCGCGCGACGCCGACGGGCAGCCGCTGTACGACGATGACGACTACTGA
- a CDS encoding protein kinase domain-containing protein, with product MTTTEPSSPGRVLGGRYRLVRPVARGGMGEVWLAEDALLDRRVALKSLLLGAFPDAPELRRRAFREAKALARVAHPGIVGIYDVLVDGDDPWIVMELVRGVSLADVLAERATLPERDAARTALALLDALDAAHRSGVVHRDVKPANIMVEDDGRVRLIDFGIAYVGGASKLTRTGLIVGTADYLAPERIKGADAGPPADLWSLGVVLFEALEGRSPFRRGEGADAPSATLWAVMNEPPPRPVASGRLAGPVLRLLEKDPAARLTSDALRRALRRVLAPPAPARGPVVVDRPIGCGGVVDREPPDEPPTRADAGPRRAAGPRPPGRAGDPGERVAGRVPPGVRADELARMLAGTDADGAAAMLRDVPPETVRDALSRVGARLAGPVLRRLPRQRAAQVLAAGSARTAGALLAAVLAERGTGGRVDGRAAAHAAAVLQMLGSAPAAGAVAGLDTRAAVAVLSAMPPDEAARILARAEPRAAAEILGALPPAAASRVIGAMPVRPLCAALGYVPPAVVADLLRAAGGSRTETILRNLDRPVREKVRRRL from the coding sequence ATGACGACTACTGAGCCGTCCTCGCCGGGACGCGTGCTGGGCGGCCGCTACCGGCTGGTGCGGCCGGTCGCGCGGGGCGGCATGGGGGAGGTCTGGCTCGCCGAGGACGCCCTCCTCGACCGGCGGGTGGCACTCAAGTCGCTGCTGCTCGGCGCCTTCCCGGACGCCCCGGAGCTGCGCAGGCGCGCCTTCCGCGAGGCGAAGGCGCTCGCCCGGGTCGCGCATCCCGGCATCGTCGGGATCTACGACGTGCTCGTCGACGGCGACGATCCCTGGATCGTCATGGAGCTGGTTCGGGGCGTCTCGCTCGCCGACGTCCTCGCCGAGCGCGCCACGCTGCCCGAACGCGACGCCGCCCGCACCGCGCTGGCGCTGCTCGACGCGCTCGACGCCGCGCACCGCAGTGGCGTCGTCCACCGCGACGTCAAACCGGCGAACATCATGGTCGAGGACGACGGCCGCGTCCGCCTCATCGACTTCGGCATCGCCTACGTCGGAGGTGCGTCGAAGCTCACCCGCACCGGCCTGATCGTCGGCACCGCCGACTACCTGGCGCCCGAGCGGATCAAGGGCGCCGACGCGGGGCCGCCCGCCGACCTGTGGTCGCTCGGCGTCGTCCTGTTCGAGGCGCTCGAGGGCCGCTCCCCGTTCCGCCGGGGCGAGGGCGCCGACGCCCCCTCGGCGACGCTCTGGGCGGTCATGAACGAGCCGCCGCCGCGTCCCGTCGCGTCCGGCCGGCTCGCCGGCCCCGTCCTCCGGCTGCTGGAGAAGGACCCGGCCGCGCGGCTCACGAGCGACGCGCTGCGACGCGCCCTGCGGCGGGTCCTCGCGCCCCCCGCGCCCGCGCGCGGCCCGGTCGTCGTCGACCGTCCCATCGGCTGCGGCGGCGTCGTGGACCGGGAGCCGCCCGACGAGCCGCCCACCCGCGCCGACGCCGGGCCGCGGCGCGCGGCCGGCCCCCGCCCGCCGGGACGGGCCGGGGACCCGGGCGAGCGCGTCGCCGGGCGCGTCCCACCCGGCGTCCGGGCGGACGAACTGGCGCGAATGCTCGCGGGGACGGACGCGGACGGGGCGGCGGCGATGCTCCGCGACGTCCCGCCCGAGACCGTCCGGGACGCGCTGAGCCGGGTCGGCGCGCGCCTCGCCGGGCCGGTGCTGCGGCGCCTGCCGCGCCAGCGGGCCGCGCAGGTGCTCGCGGCGGGTTCGGCGCGGACCGCGGGGGCGCTGCTCGCCGCCGTGCTCGCCGAGCGGGGGACCGGCGGGCGGGTGGACGGACGGGCCGCGGCGCACGCGGCCGCGGTGCTGCAGATGCTCGGGTCCGCGCCGGCCGCGGGCGCCGTCGCCGGTCTCGACACGCGGGCGGCCGTGGCCGTCCTGAGCGCGATGCCGCCGGACGAGGCGGCCCGGATCCTCGCGCGCGCCGAGCCGCGCGCCGCCGCGGAGATCCTCGGGGCGCTGCCCCCCGCCGCGGCGTCCCGGGTGATCGGCGCGATGCCGGTGCGGCCGCTGTGCGCGGCGCTCGGCTACGTGCCGCCCGCGGTCGTCGCCGATCTCCTGCGGGCCGCCGGGGGGAGTCGCACCGAGACGATCCTGCGGAACCTCGACCGTCCGGTGCGGGAGAAGGTCAGGCGCCGCCTGTGA
- a CDS encoding hemerythrin domain-containing protein produces the protein MADVFEVLGQDHDHVKEVLAELEAGAGRTGPDGLEHRRKMVERLIMDESRHEAVEEEYFWPTVRKLVPEGDRLADHAVEQERSAKFVLNDLMGMKPDDERFEELLRTFIVDGREHISYEETRVWPELRKVMTAERAEELGRELAAGKAKAPTRPHPHTPPKPGILKAAGPAVAAADRLRDKVAHRG, from the coding sequence ATGGCTGACGTCTTCGAGGTGCTCGGACAGGACCACGACCATGTGAAGGAGGTCCTCGCCGAACTGGAGGCCGGGGCCGGCCGGACGGGTCCGGACGGGCTCGAGCATCGCCGGAAGATGGTCGAGCGGCTGATCATGGACGAGTCCAGGCACGAGGCCGTCGAGGAGGAGTACTTCTGGCCGACGGTCCGGAAGCTGGTGCCGGAGGGCGACCGGCTCGCCGACCACGCCGTCGAGCAGGAGCGGTCCGCGAAGTTCGTCCTCAACGACCTCATGGGCATGAAACCGGACGACGAACGCTTCGAGGAGCTGCTGCGCACGTTCATCGTGGACGGGCGCGAGCACATCTCCTACGAGGAGACCCGGGTCTGGCCGGAGCTGCGCAAGGTCATGACCGCCGAGCGCGCCGAGGAGCTGGGCCGCGAGCTGGCCGCCGGCAAGGCGAAGGCGCCCACCCGCCCGCACCCGCACACCCCGCCCAAGCCGGGGATCCTGAAGGCCGCGGGACCGGCGGTCGCCGCCGCGGACCGGCTGCGCGACAAGGTCGCCCACCGCGGCTGA
- a CDS encoding ArsB/NhaD family transporter, whose translation MAAAAIAIFVVAYVLIASEKIHRTAVALGGAWLMMLLHIDNAESAFFSEETGVDWNVIFLLLGMMVIVSVLRQTGVFEFVAIWAAKRARGKPYRLMVMLVLITAFASALLDNVTTVLLIAPVTFLVCERLGLKVVPYLIAEVMASNIGGTATLVGDPPNIIIASRAGLSFNDFLIHLAPLVLVLIAVFCLLCRVLFRSAFRYDPERAKEVMSLNEREAITDRRLLWQGLAVLAVVIVAFVLHPVLHYEPSVVALLGAGLLVAATKVTTEDALREVEWPTLVFFAGLFVMVGGLVRTGVIGEVSNFAAEQTEGRLGLATMVLLWGSALISAIVDNIPYVATMSPIVADLVQGYPGGDGQVLWWALALGADLGGNATAIGASANVVVLGIAARNGTPISFWHFTKYGIVVTLATIALATPYLWLRYL comes from the coding sequence TTGGCCGCCGCCGCAATCGCGATCTTCGTCGTCGCGTACGTCCTGATCGCCTCGGAGAAGATCCACCGCACGGCCGTCGCGCTCGGCGGCGCCTGGCTGATGATGCTGCTGCACATCGACAACGCCGAGTCGGCGTTCTTCTCCGAAGAGACCGGCGTCGACTGGAACGTCATCTTCCTGCTGCTCGGCATGATGGTGATCGTCTCGGTGCTGCGGCAGACGGGCGTGTTCGAGTTCGTCGCGATCTGGGCCGCGAAACGGGCGCGCGGGAAGCCGTACCGGCTGATGGTGATGCTCGTGCTCATCACCGCGTTCGCGTCCGCGCTGCTGGACAACGTGACGACCGTGCTGCTGATCGCGCCCGTGACGTTCCTGGTGTGCGAGCGGCTCGGGCTGAAGGTCGTCCCGTACCTGATCGCCGAGGTGATGGCGTCCAACATCGGCGGCACCGCCACGCTCGTCGGCGACCCGCCCAACATCATCATCGCCAGCCGCGCCGGGCTGTCGTTCAACGACTTCCTGATCCACCTGGCGCCGCTGGTCCTGGTGCTGATCGCCGTGTTCTGCCTGCTGTGCCGGGTGCTGTTCCGGTCCGCCTTCCGGTACGACCCGGAGCGCGCCAAGGAGGTCATGTCGCTGAACGAGCGGGAGGCGATCACCGACCGGCGGCTGCTGTGGCAGGGCCTCGCGGTCCTCGCGGTCGTGATCGTCGCGTTCGTCCTGCACCCGGTGCTGCACTACGAGCCGTCCGTGGTGGCGCTGCTCGGCGCGGGCCTGCTCGTCGCCGCCACCAAGGTCACCACCGAGGACGCGCTGCGGGAGGTGGAGTGGCCCACGCTGGTGTTCTTCGCGGGGCTGTTCGTGATGGTCGGCGGGCTCGTCCGGACGGGCGTCATCGGCGAGGTGTCGAACTTCGCCGCCGAGCAGACCGAGGGGCGGCTCGGGCTCGCCACGATGGTGCTGCTGTGGGGGTCGGCGCTGATCTCGGCGATCGTCGACAACATTCCCTACGTCGCCACGATGAGCCCGATCGTCGCCGACCTCGTCCAGGGGTATCCGGGCGGCGACGGGCAGGTGCTGTGGTGGGCGCTCGCGCTCGGCGCCGACCTCGGCGGCAACGCCACCGCGATCGGCGCCAGCGCGAACGTGGTCGTGCTCGGGATCGCCGCCCGCAACGGGACGCCGATCAGCTTCTGGCACTTCACCAAGTACGGCATCGTCGTCACGCTCGCGACGATCGCGCTCGCGACCCCGTACCTGTGGCTCCGCTACCTGTGA
- a CDS encoding CBS domain-containing protein: MRARELAVQYPTVTPEHSALEAARLLAEHGLPALIVADARGRPVAVLPGSRLLRLLIPRYVRDDPALARVYDEGHADRLCAELAERTVADLLRHDEPPLPVVDADATVMEIASVMDQDRSPMVAVCERRGEPMLGAIAVPHLLTRLLPGD; encoded by the coding sequence GTGCGCGCACGCGAACTCGCCGTCCAGTACCCGACCGTCACGCCGGAGCACAGTGCCCTGGAGGCCGCCCGGCTGCTCGCGGAGCACGGGCTCCCCGCACTGATCGTCGCCGACGCGCGGGGCCGTCCCGTCGCCGTCCTGCCGGGATCGCGGCTGCTCCGCCTGCTGATCCCGCGGTACGTCCGGGACGACCCCGCCCTCGCCCGCGTCTACGACGAGGGCCACGCCGACCGGTTGTGCGCGGAGCTCGCCGAGCGCACCGTCGCCGACCTGCTCCGCCACGACGAGCCGCCGCTGCCGGTCGTCGACGCCGACGCGACCGTCATGGAGATCGCCAGCGTCATGGACCAGGACCGCAGCCCGATGGTCGCGGTCTGCGAGCGCCGCGGGGAGCCGATGCTCGGCGCGATCGCCGTCCCGCACCTGCTCACCCGCCTGCTCCCGGGGGACTGA